A part of Streptomyces sp. NBC_01451 genomic DNA contains:
- the hisD gene encoding histidinol dehydrogenase, producing MISRIDLRGDALPEGPALRDLLPRADFDVSAALEKVRPICEAVHHRGDAALIDFAEKFDGVRLESVRVPAQALTDALEQLDPAVRAALEESIRRARLVHREQRRTTRTAQVAPGGSVTEKWVPVDRVGLYAPGGRSVYPSTVVMNVVPAQEAGVESIALASPAQSEFGGLPHPTILAACALLGVDEVYAAGGATAVAMFAYGTESCAPTNMVMGPGNIWVAAAKRYFAGKIGIDTEAGPTEIAILADDTADPAHVAADLISQAEHDPLAAAVLVTDSVALADAVEKELEPQVAATKHIEDRIVPALSGRQSAIVLVDGIDEGLRVTDAYGAEHLEIQTADAAAVADRVRNAGAVFVGPWAPVSLGDYAAGSNHVLPTGGCACHSSGLSVQSFLRGIHIVDYTREALADVAHHVVTLAEAEDLPAHGAAIKARFDWKVPESK from the coding sequence GTGATCTCTCGAATCGATCTGCGCGGCGACGCCCTCCCTGAGGGTCCCGCCCTGCGCGACCTGCTGCCCCGAGCCGACTTCGACGTCTCGGCCGCCCTGGAGAAGGTGCGTCCGATCTGCGAGGCCGTTCATCATCGGGGCGACGCGGCGCTGATCGACTTCGCCGAGAAGTTCGACGGAGTCCGGCTGGAATCCGTACGCGTGCCCGCGCAGGCCCTCACCGACGCGCTGGAACAGCTCGACCCGGCCGTCCGCGCGGCCCTGGAGGAGTCCATCCGCCGCGCCCGTCTCGTCCACCGCGAGCAGCGCCGGACGACCCGCACGGCCCAGGTCGCGCCCGGCGGCTCGGTCACCGAGAAGTGGGTGCCCGTGGACCGGGTCGGGCTGTACGCGCCCGGCGGGCGGTCCGTGTATCCGTCGACCGTGGTCATGAACGTGGTTCCCGCGCAGGAGGCGGGCGTCGAGTCGATCGCCCTCGCCTCCCCGGCGCAGTCGGAGTTCGGCGGTCTGCCCCACCCGACGATCCTCGCCGCCTGCGCGCTGCTCGGCGTCGACGAGGTGTACGCGGCCGGTGGCGCGACCGCCGTCGCGATGTTCGCGTACGGCACCGAGTCCTGCGCCCCCACGAACATGGTCATGGGCCCGGGCAACATCTGGGTCGCCGCCGCCAAGCGGTACTTCGCGGGGAAGATCGGCATCGACACCGAGGCCGGTCCCACCGAGATCGCGATCCTCGCCGACGACACCGCCGACCCGGCACACGTCGCCGCCGACCTGATCAGCCAGGCCGAGCACGACCCGCTGGCCGCCGCCGTCCTCGTCACCGACTCCGTGGCGCTCGCGGACGCGGTGGAGAAGGAGCTGGAGCCGCAGGTCGCGGCCACCAAGCACATCGAGGACCGGATCGTCCCGGCGCTCTCCGGCCGCCAGTCCGCGATCGTGCTGGTCGACGGCATCGACGAGGGCCTGCGGGTCACCGACGCGTACGGCGCCGAGCACCTGGAGATCCAGACGGCGGACGCGGCGGCCGTCGCCGACCGGGTCAGGAACGCGGGCGCGGTCTTCGTCGGCCCCTGGGCGCCCGTCTCACTGGGCGACTACGCGGCCGGCTCCAACCACGTGCTCCCCACCGGCGGCTGCGCCTGCCACTCCTCGGGTCTGTCCGTCCAGTCCTTCCTGCGCGGCATCCACATCGTGGACTACACGCGCGAGGCCCTCGCCGACGTGGCGCACCACGTGGTGACGCTGGCGGAGGCGGAGGACCTGCCGGCCCACGGGGCGGCGATCAAGGCACGGTTCGACTGGAAGGTTCCCGAGAGCAAGTGA
- a CDS encoding histidinol-phosphate transaminase has product MTGIDDLPVRDELRGKSPYGAPQLDVPVRLNTNENPYPLPEALVERIAERVREAARNLNRYPDRDAVELRTQLARYLTDTSGHEVGLANVWAANGSNEVIQQLLQTFGGPGRTAIGFEPSYSMHALIARGTGTGWISGPRNDDFTIDLAAAEQAIAEHRPDVVFITTPNNPTGNAVPRETVLALYEAAQAARPSMVVVDEAYIEFSHGDSLLPLIEGRPNLVVSRTMSKAFGAAGLRLGYLAAHPAVVDAVQLVRLPYHLSAVAQATALAALEHTDTLLGYVEQLKAERDRLVTELRAIGFDVTESDANFVQFGTFADSHTAWQKILDQGVLVRDNGVPGWLRVSAGTPAENDAFLDAVRELKKEQDES; this is encoded by the coding sequence GTGACCGGCATCGACGATCTCCCCGTACGGGACGAGCTGCGCGGCAAGTCGCCGTACGGCGCGCCCCAGCTCGACGTCCCCGTACGGCTGAACACCAACGAGAACCCCTACCCGCTGCCCGAGGCGCTCGTCGAGCGGATCGCCGAGCGGGTGCGCGAGGCGGCCCGGAACCTCAACCGCTACCCCGACCGGGACGCCGTGGAGCTGCGCACGCAGCTCGCCAGGTACCTCACCGACACCTCGGGCCACGAGGTCGGCCTCGCCAACGTCTGGGCCGCCAACGGCTCCAACGAGGTCATCCAGCAACTGCTCCAGACCTTCGGCGGGCCCGGCCGTACGGCGATCGGCTTCGAGCCGTCGTACTCCATGCACGCGCTCATCGCGCGCGGGACGGGCACCGGCTGGATCTCCGGTCCCCGGAACGACGACTTCACGATCGATCTCGCGGCGGCCGAGCAGGCCATCGCCGAGCACCGGCCCGACGTCGTGTTCATCACCACCCCCAACAACCCCACCGGCAACGCGGTCCCGCGCGAGACCGTCCTCGCGCTGTACGAGGCCGCGCAGGCCGCCAGGCCGTCCATGGTGGTGGTCGACGAGGCGTACATCGAGTTCAGCCACGGCGACTCACTGCTGCCGCTGATCGAAGGACGGCCGAATCTCGTCGTCTCGCGGACCATGTCGAAGGCGTTCGGCGCGGCCGGCCTGCGCCTCGGCTATCTCGCCGCGCACCCGGCCGTCGTCGACGCCGTACAGCTCGTACGACTGCCCTACCACCTGTCGGCCGTGGCACAGGCGACCGCCCTGGCCGCCCTGGAGCACACCGACACACTGCTCGGTTACGTCGAGCAGCTGAAGGCCGAGCGGGACCGGCTGGTCACCGAACTGCGCGCCATCGGGTTCGACGTCACCGAGTCCGACGCCAACTTCGTGCAGTTCGGCACCTTCGCGGACTCCCACACGGCCTGGCAGAAGATCCTCGACCAGGGTGTCCTGGTGAGGGACAACGGCGTCCCGGGTTGGCTGCGGGTCAGCGCCGGAACCCCCGCCGAAAACGACGCGTTCCTCGACGCGGTACGTGAACTGAAGAAAGAGCAGGACGAGTCATGA
- the hisB gene encoding imidazoleglycerol-phosphate dehydratase HisB, with product MSRVGRVERTTKETSVLVEIDLDGTGKVEVSTGVGFYDHMLDQLGRHGLFDLTVKTEGDLHIDSHHTIEDTALALGAAFKQALGDKVGIYRFGNCTVPLDESLAQVTVDLSGRPYLVHTEPEKMAPMIGEYDTTMTRHILESFVAQAQIALHVHVPYGRNAHHIVECQFKALARALRYASERDPRAAGILPSTKGAL from the coding sequence ATGAGCCGCGTCGGACGCGTGGAGCGCACCACCAAGGAGACGTCGGTCCTCGTCGAGATCGATCTCGACGGCACCGGCAAGGTCGAGGTGTCGACGGGCGTCGGCTTCTACGACCACATGCTCGACCAGCTCGGCCGGCACGGTCTGTTCGACCTGACGGTGAAGACCGAGGGCGACCTGCACATCGACTCGCACCACACCATCGAGGACACCGCCCTCGCCCTCGGTGCCGCCTTCAAGCAGGCGCTCGGCGACAAGGTGGGGATCTACCGCTTCGGCAACTGCACGGTCCCCCTGGACGAGTCCCTCGCCCAGGTGACGGTGGACCTGTCCGGCCGCCCGTACCTCGTGCACACCGAGCCCGAGAAGATGGCGCCGATGATCGGCGAGTACGACACCACGATGACCCGGCACATCCTGGAGTCCTTCGTCGCCCAGGCCCAGATCGCGCTGCACGTGCACGTGCCCTACGGTCGCAACGCGCACCACATCGTGGAGTGCCAGTTCAAGGCCCTCGCGCGGGCGCTGCGCTACGCCTCCGAGCGTGACCCGCGCGCGGCGGGCATCCTCCCCTCCACGAAGGGCGCCCTGTAA
- the hisH gene encoding imidazole glycerol phosphate synthase subunit HisH, whose amino-acid sequence MELSASNASKKVVVFDYGFGNVRSAERALARAGADVEITRDFDTAMNADGLLVPGVGAFAACMRGLKEARGDWIVGRRLSGGRPVLGICVGMQILFARGIEHGVETEGLDEWPGSVEPLQADIVPHMGWNTVEAPADSQLFAGLDADARFYFVHSYAVHDWSLETVNPLMRAPKVTWSTHGKPFVAAVENGALWATQFHPEKSGDAGAQLLNNWIGTL is encoded by the coding sequence ATGGAATTGAGTGCGTCGAACGCATCCAAGAAGGTCGTCGTCTTCGACTACGGCTTCGGGAACGTCCGGTCCGCCGAACGCGCTCTCGCGCGCGCGGGTGCCGACGTCGAGATAACGCGTGACTTCGACACGGCCATGAACGCGGACGGGCTGCTCGTGCCGGGCGTCGGCGCCTTCGCCGCCTGTATGCGGGGCCTCAAGGAGGCGCGCGGCGACTGGATCGTCGGGCGCCGGCTGTCCGGCGGGCGTCCCGTGCTGGGCATCTGCGTGGGCATGCAGATCCTCTTCGCGCGCGGTATCGAGCACGGCGTCGAGACCGAGGGCCTCGACGAGTGGCCCGGCTCCGTCGAGCCCCTCCAGGCCGACATCGTGCCCCACATGGGCTGGAACACCGTCGAGGCCCCCGCGGACTCCCAGCTCTTCGCGGGCCTTGACGCCGACGCGCGCTTCTACTTCGTCCACTCGTACGCCGTCCACGACTGGTCCCTGGAGACCGTGAACCCGTTGATGCGTGCCCCCAAGGTCACCTGGTCGACGCACGGCAAGCCCTTCGTGGCGGCCGTCGAGAACGGCGCCCTGTGGGCCACCCAGTTCCACCCCGAGAAGTCCGGCGACGCCGGAGCGCAGCTGCTGAACAACTGGATCGGAACCCTCTGA
- the priA gene encoding bifunctional 1-(5-phosphoribosyl)-5-((5-phosphoribosylamino)methylideneamino)imidazole-4-carboxamide isomerase/phosphoribosylanthranilate isomerase PriA produces MPSLSSAKLELLPAVDVRDGQAVRLVHGESGTETSYGSPLEAALAWQRSGAEWLHLVDLDAAFGTGDNRKLIAEVAGAMDIKVELSGGIRDDDTLAAALATGCTRVNLGTAALETPEWVAKVIAEHGDKIAVGLDVRGTTLRGRGWTRDGGDLYETLERLNSEGCARYVVTDIAKDGTLQGPNLELLRNVCAATDRPVVASGGVSSLDDLRAIAELVPLGVEGSIVGKALYAKAFTLEEALEAVAK; encoded by the coding sequence ATGCCCTCGCTCTCTTCCGCGAAGCTCGAACTCCTCCCCGCCGTCGACGTCCGCGACGGCCAGGCCGTCCGCCTCGTGCACGGCGAGTCCGGTACGGAGACCTCGTACGGCTCCCCCCTGGAGGCCGCCCTCGCCTGGCAGCGCTCCGGCGCCGAGTGGCTGCACCTGGTCGACCTGGACGCCGCCTTCGGCACCGGTGACAACCGCAAGCTGATCGCCGAGGTCGCCGGCGCGATGGACATCAAGGTGGAGCTGTCCGGCGGCATCAGGGACGACGACACGCTGGCCGCGGCCCTCGCCACCGGCTGCACCCGGGTGAACCTCGGCACGGCAGCCCTGGAGACCCCCGAGTGGGTCGCCAAGGTCATCGCCGAGCACGGCGACAAGATCGCGGTAGGTCTGGACGTCCGCGGAACCACCCTGCGTGGACGCGGCTGGACCCGGGACGGCGGCGACCTCTACGAGACGCTGGAGCGCCTCAACTCCGAGGGCTGCGCCCGGTATGTCGTGACCGACATCGCCAAGGACGGCACCCTCCAGGGCCCGAACCTGGAGCTGTTGAGGAACGTCTGTGCGGCGACCGACCGGCCCGTCGTGGCCTCCGGCGGCGTCTCGTCCCTGGACGACCTGCGGGCGATCGCCGAGCTGGTACCTCTCGGTGTCGAGGGCTCCATCGTCGGGAAGGCCCTGTACGCGAAGGCGTTCACCCTGGAAGAGGCCTTGGAGGCGGTGGCCAAGTGA
- a CDS encoding RidA family protein codes for MSDVRRVTTGAPWEDTFGYSRAVELPNGLVLVSGCTSIVDGEIAGGGPYEQAVNAFKVAFAALEQLGLGRDDVVRTRMYITHARDVDDVGRAHKELFDSVRPAASMIIVAGLVDPSLVVEVEVEAFRGVSAA; via the coding sequence GTGAGCGACGTACGGCGTGTCACGACCGGTGCGCCCTGGGAGGACACCTTCGGGTACTCCCGCGCGGTGGAGCTGCCGAACGGCCTGGTGCTGGTCTCCGGCTGCACCTCGATCGTGGACGGCGAGATCGCCGGCGGCGGTCCCTACGAGCAGGCGGTGAACGCCTTCAAGGTCGCCTTCGCGGCGCTGGAGCAGCTGGGGCTCGGCCGCGACGACGTCGTGCGCACGCGCATGTACATCACCCACGCGCGGGACGTGGACGACGTCGGACGCGCCCACAAGGAGCTGTTCGACTCCGTCCGGCCCGCCGCATCCATGATCATCGTCGCCGGCCTCGTGGACCCCAGTCTGGTCGTCGAGGTCGAGGTGGAGGCGTTCCGAGGGGTGTCCGCAGCATGA
- the hisF gene encoding imidazole glycerol phosphate synthase subunit HisF, whose amino-acid sequence MTLAVRVIPCLDVDNGRVVKGVNFQNLRDAGDPVEMAKVYDTEGADELTFLDITASSGNRETTYDVVRRTAEQVFIPLTVGGGVRAAEDVDKLLRAGADKVGVNTAAIARPDLIREIAERFGRQVLVLSVDARRTESGSFEVTTHGGRRGTGIDAVEWAHQAAELGAGEILLNSMDADGTKDGYDIEMIEAVRKHVRVPLIASGGAGRLADFAPAVAAGADAVLAASVFHFGDLRIGQVKGALRAAGHPVR is encoded by the coding sequence ATGACCCTTGCCGTACGAGTCATCCCCTGCCTGGACGTGGACAACGGCCGTGTCGTCAAGGGCGTCAACTTCCAGAACCTGCGCGACGCGGGCGACCCCGTCGAGATGGCCAAGGTGTACGACACCGAGGGCGCCGACGAACTGACGTTCCTGGACATCACCGCCTCCTCCGGCAACCGCGAGACCACCTACGACGTGGTGCGCCGCACCGCCGAGCAGGTGTTCATCCCGCTGACCGTGGGCGGCGGGGTGCGCGCGGCCGAGGACGTCGACAAGCTGCTGCGCGCCGGTGCCGACAAGGTGGGCGTCAACACGGCCGCCATCGCGCGTCCCGATCTGATCCGCGAGATCGCCGAGCGGTTCGGCCGCCAGGTGCTGGTGCTGTCCGTGGACGCCCGCCGCACCGAGTCCGGCTCCTTCGAGGTCACCACCCACGGCGGCCGGCGCGGCACCGGCATCGACGCGGTCGAGTGGGCCCACCAGGCCGCCGAACTGGGCGCCGGCGAGATCCTGCTCAACTCGATGGACGCGGACGGCACGAAGGACGGCTACGACATCGAGATGATCGAGGCCGTACGCAAGCACGTGCGCGTGCCGCTGATCGCCAGCGGGGGAGCGGGCCGCCTTGCCGACTTCGCGCCGGCCGTCGCGGCGGGCGCGGATGCGGTCCTCGCCGCCTCCGTCTTCCACTTCGGGGATCTGCGGATCGGGCAGGTGAAGGGGGCGCTGCGCGCGGCCGGGCATCCTGTTCGCTGA
- a CDS encoding TIGR03085 family metal-binding protein, with the protein MSTYAKRERLLLADLLETEGPDAPTLCEGWQTRDLAAHVVVRERRPDAAGGLLIKQLGSRLDRVMAEFADKPYDELIQLIRTGPPRFSPFSLKQVDEASNIVEFYVHTEDVRRARPDWTPRELDPVFQDALWSRLERTARLTGRGAATGLVLRRPDGQTAVAHRGTPVVTVTGEPSELLLFLYGRQEVADVELDGDKDAIAKLHESKQLGI; encoded by the coding sequence ATGTCTACCTACGCGAAGCGTGAACGACTTCTTCTCGCCGACCTGTTGGAGACCGAGGGCCCCGACGCCCCGACTCTGTGCGAGGGCTGGCAGACCCGTGATCTCGCCGCGCACGTGGTGGTGCGCGAGCGCCGCCCGGACGCCGCCGGCGGACTGCTGATCAAGCAGCTCGGCTCCCGTCTCGACCGGGTGATGGCGGAGTTCGCCGACAAGCCGTACGACGAGCTGATCCAGCTGATCCGCACCGGCCCGCCGCGTTTCTCGCCGTTCTCCCTCAAGCAGGTGGACGAGGCGTCGAACATCGTGGAGTTCTACGTCCACACGGAGGACGTCCGCCGGGCGCGGCCCGACTGGACGCCCCGCGAGCTGGACCCGGTCTTCCAGGACGCCCTGTGGTCCCGGTTGGAGCGCACCGCCCGGCTGACGGGCCGGGGCGCGGCGACGGGCCTGGTGCTGCGCCGCCCGGACGGCCAGACGGCGGTCGCCCACCGCGGCACCCCGGTGGTCACGGTGACCGGCGAACCGTCCGAACTGCTGCTGTTCCTGTACGGCCGCCAGGAGGTCGCCGACGTGGAGCTGGACGGCGACAAGGACGCGATCGCCAAGCTGCACGAGTCGAAGCAGCTGGGGATCTAG
- the hisI gene encoding phosphoribosyl-AMP cyclohydrolase: protein MTSSTPPPSRTGGPSPLAPEIAARLKRGPDGLVPAVAQQYDTGEVLMLGWMDDEALHRTLTTGRCTYWSRSRQEYWVKGDTSGHVQHVKSVALDCDADTVLVKVDQVGAACHTGARNCFDADILLDVSFEDADSGVLPQGQ, encoded by the coding sequence ATGACCAGCAGCACGCCCCCGCCCAGCAGGACCGGCGGCCCCAGCCCCCTGGCCCCGGAGATCGCCGCGCGTCTCAAGCGCGGCCCCGACGGGCTCGTCCCCGCCGTCGCCCAGCAGTACGACACCGGTGAGGTGCTCATGCTCGGCTGGATGGACGACGAGGCGCTGCACCGCACCCTGACCACCGGCCGCTGCACCTACTGGTCGCGCAGCCGCCAGGAGTACTGGGTCAAGGGCGACACCTCCGGCCACGTCCAGCACGTGAAGTCCGTCGCCCTCGACTGCGACGCCGACACCGTGCTCGTCAAGGTCGACCAGGTGGGCGCCGCCTGCCACACCGGCGCGCGGAACTGCTTCGACGCGGACATCCTGCTCGACGTGTCGTTCGAGGACGCCGATTCCGGTGTACTCCCGCAGGGTCAGTAA
- a CDS encoding anthranilate synthase component I, with translation MDLETFRKLATDRRVIPVTRKLLADGDTPVALYRKLAAERPGTFLLESAENGLSWSRYSFVGVRSSATLTARDGEAHWLGTPPVGVPAAGDPLAALRATIETLHTPHQEGLPPFTGGMVGYLGYDIVRRLEKIGPGERDDLKLPELTMLLTSDLAVMDHWEGSVLLIANAINHNDLDTGVDEAHADAVARLDAMQADLSRAVSQPPAALPPSELPEYTALWGGPDYQVAVEDIKERIRAGEAFQVVPSQRFETPCTASALDVYRVLRATNPSPYMYLFRFDGFDVVGSSPEALVKVEDGRAMVHPIAGTRHRGATPQEDQALAEELLADPKERAEHLMLVDLGRNDLGRVCEPGSVEVVDFMSVERYSHVMHIVSTVTGRVASGRTAFDVLTACFPAGTLSGAPKPRAMQIIDELEPSRRGLYGGAVGYLDFAGDSDTAIAIRTALLRDGTAYVQAGAGVVADSDPVAEDNECRNKAAAVLRAVHTANRLGQ, from the coding sequence ATGGACCTCGAGACCTTCCGCAAGCTGGCCACCGACCGGCGCGTCATCCCCGTCACCCGCAAGCTCCTCGCCGACGGCGACACCCCGGTCGCGCTCTACCGCAAGCTCGCCGCCGAACGCCCCGGCACCTTCCTGCTGGAGTCCGCCGAGAACGGTCTCTCCTGGTCCCGCTACTCCTTCGTCGGGGTCCGCTCCAGCGCCACCCTCACGGCCCGCGACGGCGAGGCCCACTGGCTCGGCACCCCGCCCGTGGGCGTGCCTGCCGCCGGTGACCCGCTCGCCGCCCTGCGCGCCACCATCGAGACCCTCCACACCCCCCACCAGGAGGGCCTGCCGCCCTTCACCGGCGGCATGGTCGGCTACCTCGGCTACGACATCGTGCGCCGCCTGGAGAAGATCGGTCCCGGTGAGCGCGACGACCTCAAGCTGCCCGAGCTGACCATGCTGCTCACCAGCGACCTGGCCGTCATGGACCACTGGGAGGGCTCGGTCCTGCTGATCGCCAACGCGATCAACCACAACGACCTCGACACCGGCGTCGACGAGGCCCACGCGGACGCCGTGGCCCGCCTCGACGCCATGCAGGCCGACCTCTCGCGCGCGGTCTCCCAGCCGCCCGCGGCGCTCCCGCCCTCCGAACTCCCCGAGTACACGGCCCTGTGGGGCGGCCCCGACTACCAGGTGGCCGTCGAGGACATCAAGGAGCGCATCCGGGCCGGGGAAGCCTTCCAGGTCGTCCCCTCCCAGCGCTTCGAAACGCCGTGCACGGCAAGCGCGCTCGACGTCTACCGGGTGCTGCGCGCCACCAACCCGTCCCCGTACATGTACCTGTTCCGTTTCGACGGGTTCGACGTCGTCGGCTCGTCCCCCGAGGCCCTCGTCAAGGTCGAGGACGGGCGCGCCATGGTCCACCCCATCGCGGGCACCCGGCACCGCGGGGCGACCCCGCAGGAGGACCAGGCCCTCGCCGAGGAACTGCTCGCCGACCCCAAGGAGCGCGCCGAGCACCTCATGCTCGTCGACCTCGGGCGCAACGACCTCGGCCGGGTCTGCGAGCCGGGCTCCGTCGAGGTCGTCGACTTCATGTCCGTCGAGCGGTACTCGCACGTCATGCACATCGTCTCGACCGTCACCGGCCGCGTGGCGTCCGGCCGCACCGCCTTCGACGTCCTGACGGCCTGCTTCCCGGCCGGCACGCTCTCCGGGGCGCCCAAGCCGCGCGCGATGCAGATCATCGACGAACTGGAGCCGTCCAGGCGGGGGTTGTACGGCGGCGCCGTCGGCTACCTCGACTTCGCGGGCGACTCCGACACCGCCATCGCCATCCGCACGGCCCTCCTGCGCGACGGCACGGCGTACGTCCAGGCGGGCGCCGGTGTCGTCGCCGACTCCGACCCGGTCGCGGAGGACAACGAGTGCCGCAACAAGGCGGCGGCGGTCCTGCGCGCCGTCCACACGGCGAACCGGCTCGGACAGTAG
- a CDS encoding TIGR02234 family membrane protein → MGYVTAVPVPSPRSEAPLPGRAGRLSLAVALLAGALGAAVALLATRQRWSEGTTTVAGGDFPLTASGSDVTGVPAALAIVGLAALVAVFAVRRSGRLLVAALLALSGAGTVAAAVLGASDSSALDEKAARATGDTAATVSTLSHTAWPYAAAVGGALILLAGLLALRYGRLWPAMSGRYERGGAARPRPRARAADPDRPEEIWKALDRGEDPTGA, encoded by the coding sequence GTGGGGTACGTGACTGCCGTACCCGTACCTTCCCCCCGTTCCGAAGCCCCCCTTCCCGGCCGGGCCGGCCGGCTCAGCCTCGCCGTCGCCCTGCTGGCCGGTGCGCTCGGCGCGGCCGTCGCGCTGCTCGCCACCCGGCAACGCTGGTCCGAGGGCACCACGACGGTGGCCGGCGGCGACTTCCCGCTGACCGCCAGCGGCAGCGACGTCACGGGCGTGCCCGCGGCCCTCGCCATAGTGGGCCTCGCCGCGCTCGTCGCCGTCTTCGCCGTCCGCCGCTCCGGGCGCCTCCTGGTCGCCGCCCTGCTCGCGCTCTCCGGCGCCGGTACGGTCGCGGCGGCCGTCCTCGGCGCCTCCGACAGCTCCGCGCTCGACGAGAAGGCCGCCCGGGCCACCGGCGACACCGCCGCCACCGTGAGCACCCTCAGCCACACCGCCTGGCCGTACGCCGCCGCGGTCGGCGGCGCGCTGATCCTCCTCGCCGGACTCCTCGCCCTGCGCTACGGCCGTCTGTGGCCCGCCATGTCCGGCCGTTACGAGCGTGGTGGCGCCGCCCGGCCACGCCCCCGGGCGAGGGCCGCCGACCCCGACCGGCCCGAGGAGATCTGGAAGGCCCTCGACCGGGGCGAGGACCCCACGGGGGCGTAG
- a CDS encoding HGxxPAAW family protein gives MAGSSHGHTLAAWTGVTITIIGFCVSGAFMVMAEPLGFWAGMVIVVLGGVVGWIMAAMGLGKQKPTTRGREGHQVTREPAGAGS, from the coding sequence ATGGCGGGCAGCAGCCACGGTCACACTTTGGCCGCCTGGACCGGCGTCACCATCACCATCATCGGTTTCTGCGTATCGGGCGCCTTCATGGTGATGGCCGAGCCGCTCGGCTTCTGGGCCGGCATGGTGATCGTGGTCCTCGGCGGTGTCGTCGGCTGGATCATGGCCGCGATGGGCCTCGGCAAGCAGAAGCCGACCACCCGGGGCCGTGAGGGCCACCAGGTCACGCGTGAACCGGCGGGTGCCGGGAGCTGA
- a CDS encoding DUF2752 domain-containing protein, translated as MRGVNTERAQQGVPPGAGTVAGRVAVPAGVLAAVAGAFAYVGTVDPNQPGHYPVCPLLRLTGVYCPGCGGLRSAYAFVHGDWVTALGANALAVTGYLAFAVLWTVWVVRAARGRPMRIDLRPVQLWSLGALLLVFTVVRNLPFGGWLHP; from the coding sequence ATGCGTGGGGTGAACACCGAGCGGGCTCAACAGGGCGTGCCGCCGGGCGCCGGCACCGTGGCGGGACGGGTTGCCGTGCCCGCCGGGGTGCTCGCGGCCGTCGCCGGGGCCTTCGCCTACGTCGGGACGGTCGACCCCAACCAGCCCGGCCACTACCCCGTCTGCCCGCTCCTGCGGCTGACCGGCGTGTACTGCCCCGGCTGCGGCGGACTGCGCAGCGCCTACGCCTTCGTGCACGGCGACTGGGTGACGGCCCTCGGGGCCAACGCGCTCGCCGTGACGGGATACCTGGCCTTCGCCGTCCTGTGGACCGTCTGGGTGGTTCGCGCGGCGCGCGGACGGCCGATGCGGATCGACCTCAGGCCGGTGCAGCTGTGGAGTCTGGGCGCGTTGCTGCTGGTCTTCACGGTTGTCCGGAACCTGCCGTTCGGTGGCTGGCTCCACCCTTGA
- the trpC gene encoding indole-3-glycerol phosphate synthase TrpC, translating to MSVLDEIIDGVRADLAERQARVSLDELKERAAKAPAAKDGVAALRGDGVKVICEVKRSSPSKGALAAIADPAGLAADYEEGGAAVISVLTEQRRFGGSLADLEAVRARVDIPVLRKDFIVTSYQLWEARAYGADLALLIVSALDQSALESLIERAESIGLTPLVEVHDEDEVERAVDAGARIIGVNARNLKTLEVDRATFERVAPEIPDSVVKIAESGIRGPHDLIAYANAGADAVLVGESLVTGRDPKSAVSDLVAAGEHPALRHGRG from the coding sequence GTGAGTGTGCTCGACGAGATCATCGACGGAGTCCGTGCCGACCTCGCGGAGCGACAGGCGCGCGTCAGCCTCGACGAGCTCAAGGAGCGCGCGGCGAAGGCTCCCGCCGCCAAGGACGGGGTCGCCGCACTGCGCGGCGACGGCGTCAAGGTCATCTGCGAGGTCAAGCGGTCCAGCCCCTCCAAGGGCGCGCTCGCGGCGATCGCCGACCCGGCCGGCCTCGCGGCCGACTACGAGGAGGGCGGCGCGGCCGTCATCTCCGTCCTCACCGAACAGCGCCGCTTCGGCGGCTCGCTGGCGGACCTGGAGGCGGTGCGCGCCCGGGTGGACATCCCGGTGCTGCGCAAGGACTTCATCGTCACGTCGTACCAGCTGTGGGAGGCGCGGGCGTACGGCGCCGACCTGGCCCTCCTGATCGTCTCCGCCCTCGACCAGTCCGCCCTGGAGTCCCTCATCGAGCGCGCCGAGTCCATCGGGCTCACCCCGCTCGTCGAGGTGCACGACGAGGACGAGGTCGAGCGGGCGGTCGACGCGGGGGCCCGGATCATCGGTGTCAACGCGCGCAACCTGAAGACGCTGGAGGTCGACCGCGCCACGTTCGAGCGGGTCGCCCCCGAGATCCCCGACAGCGTCGTCAAGATCGCCGAGTCCGGTATCCGAGGCCCGCACGATCTGATCGCCTACGCCAACGCGGGCGCCGACGCGGTGCTGGTCGGCGAGTCCCTCGTCACCGGCCGTGACCCCAAGTCCGCCGTGTCGGACCTGGTGGCCGCCGGCGAGCACCCCGCGCTGCGGCACGGGCGGGGCTGA